From a region of the Haematobia irritans isolate KBUSLIRL chromosome 4, ASM5000362v1, whole genome shotgun sequence genome:
- the LOC142233396 gene encoding uncharacterized protein LOC142233396, producing the protein MKTDIGFGDGVYLKFTNLECESFNKSVASFEKCKLKALARHNVSLDIYIKLNVLPVSEIMLNAQLLHKGNGYRPFMYNDTMDFCRFMKNPKRWMFWKIVWDAVMPSTNLNHTCPVVHDIVVNQLSLNPEMMKLVPFPANTYLVRLTFFNTQYRGLEVRVYITVYN; encoded by the exons ATGAAAACGGATATTGGTTTTGG TGATGGAGTATATTTGAAGTTTACGAATCTGGAATGTGAATCCTTCAATAAATCTGTGGCTAGTTTTGAAAAATGCAAATTAAAAGCTTTAGCTAGACACAATGTCAGTTTggatatttacataaaattaaatgttttaccCGTCAGCGAGATAATG CTGAATGCTCAACTCCTTCATAAAGGCAATGGTTATAGGCCATTTATGTACAATGATACCATGGATTTTTGCCGTTTCATGAAAAATCCCAAACGTTGgatgttttggaaaattgtatggGATGCTGTAATGCCTAGCACGAATCTAAATCATACCTGCCCAGTGGTT CATGACATCGTTGTCAATCAATTGAGTTTGAATCCAGAAATGATGAAACTTGTCCCATTTCCTGCCAACACTTACTTGGTACGTCTAACATTTTTCAATACCCAATATCGTGGTCTAGAAGTTCGTGTCTATATTACAGTCTACAATTGA